Proteins found in one Nitrosopumilus maritimus SCM1 genomic segment:
- a CDS encoding 2-amino-3,7-dideoxy-D-threo-hept-6-ulosonate synthase has translation MVSGNQIRLNRILRKGKMLCIPMDHGISNGPIEGLEDPASTIYKCEGHGLTSVIINKGIIKSLPKPPKVGVLVHFSSSTALSLSPNRKMLTGTVKEAVALGADGVSLHINIGGKEEPEMLEQLGLTADQCHRWGMPLLAMMYPRGENIKDPHDPEVVAHVARIGAECGADIVKTLYTGDIDSFSKVVKSTPVPIVIAGGPKAKTDLDILQMTEDAIAAGAKGVTYGRNIFAHKAPEKMVEALAEIIFRKGTAKEAMKKIE, from the coding sequence TCTTAGAAAAGGAAAGATGTTATGTATTCCAATGGACCATGGAATTTCAAATGGTCCTATTGAGGGTCTTGAAGACCCAGCATCAACAATTTACAAATGTGAAGGTCACGGCCTTACAAGTGTAATAATTAACAAAGGAATTATCAAATCATTACCAAAACCACCCAAAGTCGGAGTTTTAGTTCATTTTTCAAGTAGCACTGCATTATCATTATCACCAAATCGAAAAATGCTCACAGGTACTGTAAAAGAAGCAGTTGCATTAGGAGCAGACGGTGTTTCATTACACATCAACATTGGAGGAAAAGAAGAACCTGAAATGTTAGAACAATTAGGATTAACAGCAGATCAATGTCACAGATGGGGAATGCCACTCTTAGCAATGATGTATCCAAGAGGAGAAAACATCAAAGACCCACATGATCCTGAAGTTGTTGCACATGTTGCAAGAATTGGAGCAGAATGTGGAGCAGATATTGTTAAGACATTGTACACAGGAGACATTGATTCATTTTCAAAAGTTGTAAAGAGTACACCAGTTCCAATTGTAATTGCAGGCGGACCAAAAGCAAAAACAGATTTAGATATTCTTCAAATGACTGAAGATGCCATAGCAGCAGGAGCAAAAGGTGTCACATATGGAAGAAACATCTTTGCACATAAAGCACCTGAAAAAATGGTAGAAGCACTAGCCGAAATAATTTTCAGAAAAGGTACAGCAAAGGAAGCAATGAAGAAAATTGAGTAA